In the Clostridium beijerinckii genome, one interval contains:
- the dltC gene encoding D-alanine--poly(phosphoribitol) ligase subunit DltC, translating to MKDKVLEIFTEVTGNDEIAEDFDLDLFEAGLLDSLAIIEVLIQIEEKLGIKLQPTDLEREDMSTVNKLAAFLETR from the coding sequence ATGAAAGACAAAGTTTTAGAAATATTTACTGAAGTTACAGGAAATGATGAAATAGCAGAAGATTTTGATTTAGATCTTTTTGAAGCTGGATTACTAGATTCTCTAGCAATAATTGAAGTTTTAATTCAAATAGAAGAAAAGCTAGGAATCAAATTACAACCTACAGATTTAGAAAGAGAAGATATGTCAACTGTTAATAAGTTGGCTGCGTTCTTAGAAACTAGATAA
- the dltB gene encoding D-alanyl-lipoteichoic acid biosynthesis protein DltB: protein MKLTQYGDYFYLYILLLTFIPAIVLGLNGIKSKYYGIIASALMIYLIMGKSLGLALFSMFLVGEIFVIYLYLFVRKKTDNKYLYWLFLFASIIPLILTKVAGVTHYASYIGFIGLSYLNFKAIQVVIEIYDGRITQINFMTFIHFITFFPTLSSGPIDRWKRFEDDLNRKVEKNIYLEEYLIPGLKKIFIAIAYKFILAYLIDTYWLLKIPSGITLLNSVNYMYAYTMYLFFDFAGYSLFAVGSSYIFGIKTPDNFNKPFLSKDMKEFWTRWHISLSRWFGDYIFSRFVLNSMRKKRFKNRFIASHVAQIITMFIMGLWHGLTAYYIIYGLYQGIALVLTDIYQRKSSFYKKHKKEKWFNYAQVLITFHIVCFGMLIFSGYLFK from the coding sequence ATGAAGTTGACACAATACGGAGATTACTTTTACTTATATATCTTGCTACTAACATTTATTCCTGCCATAGTTTTAGGGCTAAATGGGATTAAATCAAAATATTATGGAATAATCGCTTCGGCTTTAATGATATATTTGATTATGGGAAAAAGTTTAGGATTAGCTTTATTTTCAATGTTTTTAGTTGGCGAAATTTTTGTTATATACTTATATTTGTTTGTTAGAAAAAAAACAGATAACAAATATTTATATTGGTTATTCTTATTTGCATCAATAATTCCGCTTATATTAACTAAAGTAGCAGGGGTTACACATTATGCTTCATATATTGGGTTTATTGGTTTATCATATCTAAACTTTAAGGCAATACAGGTAGTAATAGAAATTTATGATGGTAGAATAACTCAAATAAATTTTATGACATTTATTCATTTTATAACATTTTTTCCGACCCTAAGTTCTGGACCTATAGACAGATGGAAAAGATTTGAGGATGATTTAAATAGAAAAGTAGAAAAGAATATATATTTAGAAGAATATTTAATTCCAGGTCTGAAAAAGATATTTATTGCAATTGCTTATAAATTTATACTAGCATATTTAATTGATACATATTGGTTGTTAAAAATACCTTCAGGTATTACACTATTAAATAGTGTAAATTATATGTATGCTTACACGATGTATTTATTCTTTGATTTTGCGGGATACAGCTTATTTGCGGTTGGATCAAGTTATATCTTTGGAATTAAAACACCAGATAACTTTAATAAACCTTTCTTAAGTAAGGATATGAAAGAATTTTGGACACGATGGCATATATCTTTATCACGATGGTTTGGAGATTATATTTTCTCAAGATTTGTGTTAAATTCTATGAGAAAAAAGAGGTTTAAGAATAGGTTTATCGCTTCCCACGTGGCTCAAATTATCACTATGTTTATAATGGGATTATGGCATGGACTAACTGCATACTATATAATTTATGGATTATATCAAGGAATTGCATTAGTTCTAACTGATATTTATCAGAGGAAATCAAGTTTTTATAAGAAACATAAAAAAGAGAAATGGTTTAATTATGCTCAGGTTTTAATAACATTTCACATAGTATGTTTTGGTATGCTGATATTTTCAGGATATTTATTTAAATAG